A genomic window from Phoenix dactylifera cultivar Barhee BC4 chromosome 7, palm_55x_up_171113_PBpolish2nd_filt_p, whole genome shotgun sequence includes:
- the LOC103702422 gene encoding jacalin-related lectin 19-like, whose translation MSSILNDEVLIKVGPRGDILSGKTEWDESSYGNVKQIFITHGNAINSIQILYDFDGNLALAHRHGGDGDNFVCINFESWEYLTSLTGYYGPIEQKGPLVIRSLTFETNGTTYGPYGQEEGTPFHFNFLTGVKFGGFHGRCSSNFLSAIGVYVKTMAKRYFKPDPPRYNITPCLCSSTAELPTCVRPSSSAATPAPSSAAAIPRGACISY comes from the exons ATG AGTTCAATATTGAATGATGAGGTCCTTATTAAAGTTGGACCGCGAGGGGATATTCTGAGTGGAAAAACAGAATGGGATGAATCAAGTTACGGAAATGTGAAGCAGATCTTTATAACTCATGGAAATGCCATAAATTCGATCCAAATATTGTATGACTTCGATGGAAATTTAGCCCTTGCACACAGGCATGGAGGGGATGGAGATAACTTCGTCTGT attaaTTTTGAATCTTGGGAGTATTTGACATCCTTAACTGGATATTATGGGCCCATCGAGCAAAAGGGTCCACTGGTCATACGATCGCTGACATTTGAAACCAACGGTACCACTTATGGGCCATACGGTCAAGAAGAGGGTACCCCTTTTCATTTCAACTTCCTGACGGGCGTCAAGTTTGGTGGATTTCATGGACGTTGCAGTAGTAATTTTCTCTCCGCCATCGGTGTATACGTTAAGACAATGGCGAAGCGCTATTTCAAGCCTGATCCCCCTCGATATAACATCACACCGTGTTTGTGTTCTTCCACGGCAGAGTTGCCAACATGCGTTCGACCAAGTTCTTCTGCTGCTACACCTGCACCAAGTTCTGCTGCTGCAATACCTCGTGGGGCATGTATATCGTACTGA